Proteins from a genomic interval of Tiliqua scincoides isolate rTilSci1 chromosome 11, rTilSci1.hap2, whole genome shotgun sequence:
- the R3HCC1 gene encoding R3H and coiled-coil domain-containing protein 1 has product MKVQPVLQQCRLAANWEKRKGREQPGNRILELEGGSFPEPDAADPRLPGRRGCSGAAARKLCARSEPAAGGLRCWAAAAGTGAREGGGGAVGAVAAPGKREGGAARKAHLPEELLRLQAGSARPPEDPGHPLRASAGIAEGGGCRSPAAQPHPGPGAPLGCHPAVTLALRCLDGIFLSATENDFVSKIVEELDHFLLQNQLEKVLLFPPLSSRLRYLIHRTVDDVDLLSSFSVGEGWRRRTVVCHSAIRLPDEPNDPDGSISSTSISSHPPQSRGRGGRSRGRLRRIEPLADNSQTRRGNGRGRRQPRKKPDRALYVPRAMRTRPEGTRKEGLEVFGAEPQSFESSEDNALKTTSTMCTTEEVPGAQRLPSHIAPGAEYPEVQSPREMLTKDLESGSKTSERPVEPLRSLVSESAPEPQDQEGQSNVKQVANAESSQDVAVLKSQCEDSVAPLISESLETSDLLDKGDAPLEESGPVGVPEDQSKNTPGILLEVSKTHPILEDLGEGSLHPSRPGSNMSPPLPECCTREVTDAVLLKCCNDTVISEDWNDDCTCASGMGHSNTQPLSEQGPEDVTACQNDTDVSLLETQDKSSAAASLLEHSHAEPCSDLLDQSHTHAPLLESAASPVLGCCTDQSVVEPRTLLCLNTSALDNGKTNLVVEGQERETVDMEGQQWPRLELSAGDRSVGSSMTGEKDSVFEDDCCAELLQEITNYLTIKDISIEKIQFDYSSYGEAQINEGDFGHVIEIYDFSPLLKTEHLLEAFTEFQESGFKLQWVDDTHALGIFSSFVAASQALEQSYESLKIRPLIHGTRQSKIKALQRPKLLQLAKERPQTDTAVARRLVTRALGLQRRPQLYSGQEVQNPENSSLPE; this is encoded by the exons ATGAAGGTCCAGCCAGTGCTTCAGCAGTGCCGGCTGGCA GCCaactgggagaagaggaagggcagagagCAGCCTGGcaatagaatcctagagttggaag GAGGCTCCTTCCCAGAGCCGGATGCAGCGGACCCCCGGCTCCCTGGGCGGAGGGGCTGCTCTGGGGCGGCGGCGCGCAAGCTTTGCGCACGATCCGAGCCTGCAGCGGGGGGTCTGCGCTGCTGGGCTGCGGCGGCCGGGACTGGAGCCCGCGAGGGCGGGGGAGGAGCCGTCGGAGCCGTCGCCGCCCCGGGGAAGCGGGAGGGCGGAGCTGCCCGGAAAGCGCACCTCCCGGAGGAGCTGCTGCGTCTCCAGGCCGGCTCCGCTCGCCCCCCGGAGGATCCTGGGCATCCACTGCGTGCATCCGCCGGGATCGCGGAGGGAGGAGGCTGCAGGTCCCCCGCAGCGCAGCCGCATCCAGGACCGGGAGCCCCCCTGG GTTGCCACCCAGCCGTCACCCTGGCACTGCGTTGCTTAGATGGCATATTCCTGTCCGCCACTGAGAATGACTTCGTCAGCAAGATCGTGGAGGAGCTGGACCACTTTCTCCTTCAGAACCAGCTGGAGAA AGTCCTCTTGTTTCCACCCTTGTCCAGTCGACTCCGGTACTTGATCCACAGGACCGTGGATGACGTTGACCTGCTGAGCAGTTTTTCTGTTGGGGAAGGATGGAGGAGGAGAACAGTGGTCTGTCACTCGGCAATAAG GTTACCGGATGAACCCAACGATCCAGATGGCTCCATCAGCAGCACCTCAATCTCAAGCCACCCTCCCCAATCAAGAGGTCGAGGTGGCAGGTCTAGAGGACGGCTGCGGCGCATCGAACCACTGGCTGACAACTCTCAGACCCGGAGGGGGAACGGCCGGGGCAGGAGACAGCCGCGGAAGAAGCCAGACAGAGCCTTGTATGTCCCAAGGGCAATGCGCACAAGGCCTGAGGGCACTAGAAAGGAAGGCTTGGAAGTGTTTGGAGCTGAACCCCAGAGCTTTGAGTCGAGTGAGGACAATGCACTCAAAACGACTAGCACTATGTGCACCACTGAAGAGGTTCCAGGTGCCCAGAGATTACCAAGCCATATTGCTCCCGGGGCAGAATATCCAGAGGTTCAAAGCCCCAGAGAGATGTTGACAAAAGATTTGGAGTCTGGTAGTAAAACTAGCGAGAGGCCCGTGGAGCCCCTGCGTTCCCTTGTGTCAGAATCTGCTCCTGAGCCGCAGGATCAGGAAGGCCAAAGTAATGTCAAGCAGGTGGCCAATGCAGAGAGCAGCCAAGACGTGGCCGTACTGAAAAGTCAGTGTGAAGACAGTGTGGCTCCTTTGATATCAGAGTCTCTCGAAACCTCAGACTTGCTGGACAAAGGTGATGCTCCATTGGAAGAAAGTGGACCTGTGGGTGTGCCAGAGGACCAGAGCAAGAATACTCCGGGTATTCTTTTGGAAGTGAGCAAAACCCATCCCATCCTGGAAGACCTGGGAGAAGGCAGCCTGCATCCTTCCAGGCCAGGAAGTAACATGTCCCCACCCCTCCCCGAATGCTGCACGAGGGAGGTGACGGATGCCGTCCTCTTGAAATGCTGCAATGATACCGTCATCTCAGAAGATTGGAATGATGACTGTACATGTGCCAGTGGAATGGGACATAGCAACACGCAGCCCTTGTCGGAACAGGGCCCCGAGGATGTTACCGCATGCCAAAATGACACAGACGTGTCTCTGTTGGAAACCCAGGATAAGAGCAGTGCCGCTGCTTCCCTCTTGGAACACAGCCATGCTGAGCCTTGCAGTGACCTCCTGGACCAAAGCCATACTCATGCCCCCTTGCTGGAATCAGCAGCCTCTCCAGTCCTGGGATGTTGCACAGATCAATCGGTGGTAGAGCCTCGGACCCTCCTCTGCTTAAATACCTCTGCATTGGATAATGGCAAAACGAACCTAGTGGTTGAAGGTCAGGAGAGAGAGACGGTAGACATGGAAGGTCAGCAGTGGCCCAGGCTGGAGCTGTCTGCGGGAGACAGAAGTGTGGGGAGCTCCATGACAGGAGAGAAGGACAGTGTCTTCGAAGACGACTGCTGTGCTGAACTCTTGCAAGAG aTCACAAATTATTTGACCATAAAGGATATCAGCATTGAGAAGATCCAGTTTGATTACTCCAGCTACGGGGAGGCACAGATCAATGAGGGAGATTTTGGACACGTAATAGAGATCTATGATTTTTCACCCTTGCTGAAAACTGAACACCTTCTGGAGGCTTTCACAGAGTTCCA agaGAGTGGGTTTAAGTTACAGTGGGTCGATGACACTCATGCTCTAGGGATCTTCTCCAGTTTCGTGGCAG CGTCTCAAGCATTGGAACAGAGTTACGAGTCCCTAAAGATCCGGCCCTTGATCCATGGGACAAGGCAGTCAAAAATCAAGGCTCTTCAACGGCCAA AGCTCCTTCAGCTGGCCAAAGAGAGACCCCAGACGGACACGGCAGTTGCTCGAAGGCTGGTGACCAGAGCCTTGGGATTACAGCGCAGACCCCAGCTGTACTCTGGCCAGGAAGTGCAGAACCCTGAAAACTCAAGCCTGCCAGAGTAG